The following proteins are co-located in the Dietzia timorensis genome:
- a CDS encoding PP2C family protein-serine/threonine phosphatase, whose protein sequence is MSFALDFFARSDLGLVRDNNEDSAFAGPRLLALADGMGGHAAGEVASQLMIGALSPLDEDEPGSDLTGALTQAMHAGNDSIAASVKEDSRREGMGCTLTALLFDGRRVGLIHVGDSRAYLLRDGELSQITRDDTFVQSMVDEGRLSADEAHSHPQRSLILKALTGQEVEPTTAVREVRKGDRYLLCSDGLSDPVSESTIRETLGTGTPEEAVDKLISLALRSGGPDNVSVVVGEVVEERASTPARPIVVGAASSESTDSILVTDSAAARAAAFARSQRGVGTPKDSPDGSGEQTTQDSAASPGAAGEGPGKAKARSRKLRVVLPVLIAVLVVAVGAIVSAMLIRSNYFVATDDSRVVVKQGISGEVLGISLSSVAQLGCLDSSGALSLVDADAAPEGCNVLTVGDLRNGARAQVEGGLPSGSLAEAGAQINRLAMDELLPTCAQVEAEALAAATAANAERTPPSDAERPPEDGEGDPPAEEPAENPGDAPGEQAPAPAAPDPQQAASPGVNCRAVN, encoded by the coding sequence GTGAGTTTCGCACTGGATTTCTTCGCCAGGTCCGACCTCGGCCTGGTTCGAGACAATAACGAGGACTCGGCCTTCGCCGGCCCGCGCCTGCTCGCGCTCGCGGACGGCATGGGCGGCCACGCCGCGGGCGAGGTCGCCTCACAGTTGATGATCGGCGCGCTGTCCCCGCTCGACGAGGACGAGCCCGGCTCGGACCTGACCGGCGCTCTGACCCAGGCGATGCACGCCGGCAACGACTCGATCGCCGCCTCCGTGAAGGAGGATTCGCGCCGCGAGGGTATGGGCTGCACGCTCACAGCGCTGCTCTTCGACGGGCGCCGGGTCGGCCTGATCCATGTGGGCGATTCCCGCGCATATCTCCTGCGTGACGGCGAGCTGTCCCAGATCACCCGCGACGACACGTTCGTGCAGTCCATGGTCGACGAGGGCCGTCTCTCCGCGGATGAGGCGCACTCGCATCCGCAGCGCTCGCTCATCCTCAAGGCCCTCACCGGCCAGGAGGTCGAGCCGACGACGGCGGTGCGCGAGGTGCGCAAGGGCGATCGCTACCTGCTGTGCTCGGACGGGCTCTCGGACCCGGTGAGCGAGTCGACGATCCGCGAAACCCTCGGCACCGGCACGCCCGAGGAGGCCGTCGACAAGCTGATCTCCTTGGCGCTGCGCTCCGGCGGACCGGACAACGTCTCCGTCGTGGTCGGCGAGGTCGTCGAGGAACGCGCCTCGACCCCGGCGCGACCGATAGTCGTCGGCGCCGCCTCCTCCGAGTCCACCGACTCAATCCTCGTGACCGACTCCGCGGCGGCGCGCGCCGCCGCGTTCGCCCGCTCGCAACGCGGCGTCGGCACCCCGAAAGACTCCCCCGACGGTTCGGGCGAGCAGACGACGCAGGACTCGGCGGCCTCGCCCGGAGCTGCAGGTGAAGGGCCGGGAAAAGCTAAGGCCCGCAGCCGCAAGCTGCGGGTTGTGCTGCCGGTTCTCATCGCCGTCCTCGTGGTCGCCGTCGGCGCCATAGTGTCGGCGATGCTGATCCGTTCGAACTATTTCGTCGCCACAGACGACAGCCGCGTCGTCGTCAAGCAGGGCATCTCCGGGGAAGTCCTCGGGATTTCCTTGTCCTCGGTGGCCCAGCTCGGCTGCCTCGACTCCTCCGGCGCACTCAGTCTCGTCGACGCGGACGCGGCGCCCGAGGGCTGCAACGTGCTCACCGTCGGCGATCTCCGCAATGGCGCGCGTGCGCAGGTCGAGGGCGGGCTACCCTCGGGCTCCCTCGCCGAGGCCGGCGCGCAGATCAACCGCCTCGCGATGGACGAGCTCCTCCCGACATGCGCGCAGGTCGAAGCGGAGGCGCTCGCCGCGGCCACGGCCGCCAATGCGGAGCGGACCCCGCCGTCAGACGCCGAGCGTCCGCCGGAGGATGGCGAGGGCGACCCCCCTGCGGAGGAACCAGCCGAGAACCCGGGCGACGCGCCGGGCGAGCAGGCTCCCGCGCCCGCCGCCCCGGACCCGCAACAGGCGGCCTCCCCCGGAGTCAACTGCAGGGCGGTGAACTAG
- a CDS encoding DUF3662 and FHA domain-containing protein: protein MGIVSRFERTLQSAVGDTFARVFGGNVVASEIESALQQQAQTAVRTVGGRRLAPNDYTITLGESDYKQFAEEEQLAVKTFSKHLADFIAEQGWETEGPVSVRLVQRAALHTGQFRADGAVAPPRIQGAPTSYENNPQGGASGVQASVPGWYGPGGHGGAEPQAQPQAQAYDPMAPTEQGWRQDDRAGAGTRAPESYDVHYGNAGAAPAGPSAAAASGVTLVLEDGSGRTFRLSRGSNLLGRGQDAHFRLPDTGVSRQHVDINYDGQRAVLSDLGSTNGTTVNGGPVQDWQLADGDVIRMGHSEILVRFG from the coding sequence GTGGGGATTGTCTCGAGATTCGAGCGCACCCTTCAGAGTGCGGTGGGCGATACGTTCGCCCGGGTCTTCGGCGGCAATGTTGTCGCCTCCGAGATCGAGTCCGCCCTGCAGCAGCAGGCGCAGACCGCTGTGCGAACCGTAGGGGGGCGTCGGCTCGCACCGAACGACTACACCATCACCCTCGGCGAATCGGACTACAAACAATTCGCCGAGGAAGAGCAGCTGGCAGTCAAGACCTTCTCCAAGCACCTCGCGGATTTCATCGCCGAGCAGGGCTGGGAGACCGAGGGGCCGGTATCCGTGCGCCTCGTCCAGCGGGCGGCTCTGCACACCGGGCAGTTTCGCGCTGACGGCGCGGTAGCACCTCCGCGAATCCAAGGGGCTCCGACGTCATACGAGAACAACCCGCAGGGCGGGGCCAGCGGGGTCCAGGCCTCGGTGCCCGGCTGGTACGGACCGGGTGGTCACGGGGGTGCCGAGCCACAGGCCCAGCCTCAGGCGCAGGCGTACGACCCGATGGCGCCGACCGAGCAGGGCTGGCGCCAGGACGATCGCGCGGGTGCGGGAACGCGCGCGCCCGAGTCCTACGACGTGCACTACGGCAACGCCGGGGCGGCACCCGCCGGGCCGAGCGCGGCGGCCGCAAGCGGGGTGACCCTCGTACTCGAGGACGGCTCGGGCCGCACGTTCCGGCTGAGCCGGGGCTCGAACCTGCTGGGACGCGGGCAGGATGCCCACTTCCGCCTGCCCGACACCGGGGTGTCGCGCCAGCACGTGGACATCAATTACGACGGCCAGCGCGCCGTGCTCTCGGATCTCGGCTCGACGAACGGTACGACCGTGAACGGCGGGCCGGTACAAGACTGGCAACTCGCAGACGGCGACGTGATTCGTATGGGACACTCAGAGATTCTGGTGCGATTCGGCTAG
- a CDS encoding FHA domain-containing protein FhaB/FipA: MQGLILQLSRGLLLILLWLFIYLVLRSLRRDILAVSGGPAHSGPIARERGGMFNRSRAIRHLVVTEGALAGTRITLGDQPVLLGRAPNSTLVIEDDYASNQHARLVPHGSEWFLEDLGSTNGTYLDRTKVTTSVKVPQGTPVRIGTTTIELRS; encoded by the coding sequence ATGCAAGGACTTATCCTGCAGCTCTCGCGCGGCCTGCTCCTGATTCTGCTGTGGCTGTTCATCTACCTCGTCTTGCGCTCGTTGCGGCGCGACATTCTCGCGGTGAGCGGCGGCCCGGCACATTCGGGCCCCATCGCGCGCGAGCGCGGCGGCATGTTCAACCGTTCCCGGGCGATCCGGCACCTCGTGGTCACCGAAGGCGCCCTCGCGGGCACGCGGATCACACTCGGGGATCAACCCGTCCTGCTGGGCAGGGCACCGAACTCGACACTCGTGATCGAGGACGACTACGCCTCCAACCAACACGCCCGCCTCGTGCCGCATGGGTCCGAGTGGTTCCTCGAGGACCTCGGCTCCACTAATGGCACCTATCTGGACAGGACGAAGGTCACTACTTCTGTGAAGGTCCCCCAAGGCACACCGGTGCGCATCGGCACCACGACGATTGAGCTGCGCTCGTGA